The genomic window CTCGGCTCGGCTCGGCGCTCCGCCATCGGATCAATTCCGGCCTCCAGCTTCTTGCGCTCGGCGAACTGTCGCTCACGCGCCTGACCTAAACTCACGATGGGGTATTCGCCCAGCGCCATCAGCTTTTCTTTCCCATCGAACCGATAGTGCCAGCCTCACCGCTTCGATCCGCCGGGATTAACCAGCAAGAAGAGACCGTCGCGGTCATATATCTTGAAAGGTTTCGATTCCGGCCTTGCATTACGGACGCACCTCACAAGTGGGGTATTCACGTCCTACCCCACTTTTAAGGGGATTGTACCCAATCCGTACCCCACTTTTTTTGTGGCTGCAAACCCACCTTGGCGCACGTTTGCGAACAAATAATCAATGTAAATTATTGATTGTATTGGTAATTTTGAGTTGCAAGTAAGTTCGGAGAGGTACGGGGAAGTCCGTGATTGGCTGCCCCCCAGGGATTCGAACCCCGATATGCTGATCCAGAGTCAGCTGTCCTACCATTGAACGAGGGGGCAGTACAGAAAATTTCAGGCTGGCCTTCCTTATAGTAAAGGCTCCCAGGAATATGGTCAACCTGACGACAAGGCCGCAGAGTATGCACCTTGCGGCCTTGCCTCTTTCACATCTTGGGAATTACTTCAGCTTTGCCATGATCTCATCGAGCACCTGCTTCGAGGGACGCACGCGCTCCTGCGGAAGCGTGCCCAGCGGCTCATCTACCAGATTCAGCAAATCGGTGAAGCTTGGTTTCTGAGTGTCAATGTAAAAGACACCGGTCAGGACCTCGCCCCGAGCACTGGCTTCCATGAGCGCTTTTACGGCAGCAACGCGGTCGGTCGGATTGTAGTCCTCGTGCAGCTTGCGCAGCCGCAGATGCGAGCCATCGTGCATCGTCACGTCGTAGGTCGAGCCTGCATCGTAATCAATGCTGATGTCCTCAAAGTGCGGGACAAAGCCTACTTCGCTGATGGCCTCCTCATGCTCCTGCATGTACTTGTAGCTCTTGGTTGATCCTTCGTGATCGTTGAAGGTCACGCAGGGCGAGATGACATCGAGCATCACCGTGCCTTTATGCGCGATGGCCGCCTTTAGCATTGCCAGGAGCTGCTTTTTGTCCCCAGAAAACGACCGTCCCACAAAGGTCGCACCGAGCTGGATAGCAAGGGCGCAGGTGTCAATGGCAGGAAGGTCGTTGATGACTCCCGTCTTCAGCTTTGAGCCAATATCTGCAGTCGCTGAGAACTGGCCTTTTGTCAGACCATATACGCCGTTATTCTCAATGATGTAAATGAGCGGCAAGTTGCGACGTAGCAGATGCACGAACTGTCCCATGCCGATGGAGGCGGTATCGCCATCGCCGGAAACACCAAGTGCCAGCATCGTCTTGTTTGCCAACAGTGCACCCGTGGCCACTGAAGGCATCCGTCCGTGCACGCTGTTGAAGCTGTGCGCACGGGAAAGAAAATAAGCCGGGCTTTTAGAGGAGCAGCCAATGCCAGAAAGCTTCATCACACGCTCAGGCTGGACGCCCATTTCATACATCGCGTCAACGATGCGTTCAGAGATAGCGTTATGTCCGCATCCGGCGCAGAGCGTGGTCTTGCCGCCGCGATATTCAAGGATGGGCAACCCGAGGCGGTTCACTTTTGGTGCGGGGGCTGGTGTTGCTGTTGTTGCCATGGTTTTAGATTCCCTCCTGCAGCACGAATTCATCGGTGATGGAACGCGCATCAATCGGCAGACCATTAAAATGCCGGATTGAACGCAGTTTGACCGCATCTTCCGCAGGCAGATCGAGCTTGAGAAGGCCCAGCATCTGAGCGTCGCGGTTCTGTTCCACGATGTACACACGGTCGTGGGAGGCAACAAACTCGTGGATTTCTCTGGTGAAAGGAAAGGCGCGAATGCGAAGATAATCCGTCTCTACACCATATTCAGTGCGGAGCTGGTCACGGCTTTCCAGAACAGCGAAATCCGAGGTGCCATATGCAATGATGCCAACC from Pseudacidobacterium ailaaui includes these protein-coding regions:
- a CDS encoding 2-oxoacid:ferredoxin oxidoreductase subunit beta: MATTATPAPAPKVNRLGLPILEYRGGKTTLCAGCGHNAISERIVDAMYEMGVQPERVMKLSGIGCSSKSPAYFLSRAHSFNSVHGRMPSVATGALLANKTMLALGVSGDGDTASIGMGQFVHLLRRNLPLIYIIENNGVYGLTKGQFSATADIGSKLKTGVINDLPAIDTCALAIQLGATFVGRSFSGDKKQLLAMLKAAIAHKGTVMLDVISPCVTFNDHEGSTKSYKYMQEHEEAISEVGFVPHFEDISIDYDAGSTYDVTMHDGSHLRLRKLHEDYNPTDRVAAVKALMEASARGEVLTGVFYIDTQKPSFTDLLNLVDEPLGTLPQERVRPSKQVLDEIMAKLK